DNA from Methanobrevibacter sp.:
ATTCATTTCCAAGCGGTCATTCGATGATGGCAACCAACCTGTTTCTAGCCATTCCAATATACATCAGGAATAATCCATATATTGCACTTGGATTGATTGGAGTTTTGATTGTTGCGATTTCAAGGGTAGGATTAGGCGTTCACTTTCCGACAGACACTATTGCAGGTTTCATCATTGCCTTGGTGATAATATTAGCATTGTCCCGCATTTATGATAAGGTTGAATATAGGAAATATCTCTATTTGGGGATTATTGCACTGTCTTTAGTGGGAATCGTGTTCTGTCCTACAATAAGTTATATTAAGTATGTGGCATTGGCTGCAGGTATTTCATCAGGTTTTCTTATCGAGGAGAAATACGTTAACTTTGAAAACCCTAAAAGCAGACGTGATGCGATAGTCAGAGTTTTAGGGGCAATCGTATTGTTCATATTGCTTTTTGTCATGATTCCAAAACTTGCGGGCAAAACCGAATTGGTTGATTGCATCAAGTATTCCCTATTCACATTCATAATACTTGCCGTATATCCTTTAGCCTTTAAAAAGATTGATAGGGATGGATGATTGAATCCATTCAATCAACTTACTTTTTTTCAAGATCATTCTGTTTAATGGGAATGGATTCATCTTTTAAGTCATTTTTTATTAATTTATTTATTTAAACTGGTTCATCATACCTGCGGCGGGAATGCTGTTTGGAAATGACTTGAGAAGATGTGTGGATAAGGATGAATATGAAGCTCTTTTAAAACTAGAAGAAGCGGGAATCTCCTACAATGCAATCATAATGTTTGGAGTTGCAGGAAAAGGAAACTACCATGAAAACGCAGCTGAAACAATCAAGCTCTTAAACAGATTCAAGCCAAGGATGATTTTGACAATGTCAACAGCGGTTCAGGACAATACTCCTTTAAAGGAAATGGTTGAAAATGGAGAATTCGAAATTCCAACTGAACGGGAAATGCTGGATGAGGAATTGATATACCTTGAAAACCTTGAAATGGATGATGACTGCCTCTATTTTGGAGCCCATATCTACAATCTAAGCAGGATTACAATGTATTTCAAATACCAGGACGAAATGATTAAACAGTTGAAAAACAGAGTTGAGGAAATTGACAGAAACAATCCAGGACTGCTGGATTCAGTACTGCCAAGAGGAAATTTATAAATTAAACCAATCATTCCAAAAGGAAAATATAAATACCCAATAGAAAGTTACAATACCCCAAATGAAATTTATGAGGTGATAAGATGCACTACACAGGACCGGTTTACAGACACCCATTAGAGGCAAACACTCCAATCTTAGAGATAACTTACGGATGCTCATGGAACAAATGCGCTTTCTGCAACATGTACAAGGATGTGAAATTCGGAGTCTCACCAAGAGAACATATCGAAGAGGACTTGCAGGAGCTTTCAAGAATATATCCCCACAATCTGCGCAAGATAACAGTAGCAAATGGAGATCCATTTGCCCTTTCCAATAGAAGATTGCTGGAAATCAGCGATTTGATTCGCGAATACTTCCCTAAGATGTCAGTCATTTCATGCCAGGCATCAATCAGAAACATAATGCGCAAGTCACAGGAGGAATTGGATCAATTATACGAAGCAATGTATGATGATATATACATAGGCCTTGAATCAGGATGCGATGATGTTCTTAAATTATTGAACAAGGGATATGGTGAAAAAGAGGCATATGAAACCCTTGAGAAGTTGAAGAATTCTAAAATGAGATATATCTCCCTTTTGATGGGAGGTGCAGGAGGCAGGAAATACCGCAAAGAGCATGTGATGGATACAGCCAGGATATTGAGCGCATATCCTCCAAAAATGATTTCCATCATAACAACAGGAATTGCCTCAGGAACCGAATTGGCGAAGATGCGTGACAGCGGCGAATTCCAACAGCTGACAGAAAGAGAGATAATCGAAGACGAGATGGCATTGATTGAAAACTTGGATGTTCCAGGCAATGTCTATTTCTACGGCCATCACCAGAACAATGTGGCACGCGTAAGCGGACATTTAAAGGAAAAGGAAAAATTAATCAAGGGATTCCAGGACAAGCTTGCATATCTTGAAGCAAACAATCCTGAAATACTGGATATTGGTTTAACCAGGGAATACGTTTAAATATTCCCCAATATCCTTTCAGCAATATATATTTTTTAATACATTTTTTATTTATTTAAATTCATTAAATCAATATTCTTATTTTTTTAGCAATAATTTCTTATTTTTAAAACAAGATTTTTTTATAGCAATATTTCTTCATAGCCTTTTTTTATCTTTTCCTTGAATTCATCATCTCTTAAATCGCCTTCCAATTCGTATAATCCAAAAATCACCATTTCATACAATATTTTATTCATTTTTCTTCCTTTTTCTGTAAGGTAGTATTCAGTGCTTCTTTTTGCATCATCATCAATGATTTTCTTGCAAATAAGCCCCTGATTTTCAAGATATTTCAATGTGTCGGACAAA
Protein-coding regions in this window:
- a CDS encoding phosphatase PAP2 family protein: MIGTVFYFPWEVQLILFLQSSLPSFVLGFFEIIANVVSKNVLALLFILIYLAYNKDWGKFTLLSLGAAGVCCEFVKMTVARLRPYAVVDKVKCIYANVPDQNPLDFKIQGYSFPSGHSMMATNLFLAIPIYIRNNPYIALGLIGVLIVAISRVGLGVHFPTDTIAGFIIALVIILALSRIYDKVEYRKYLYLGIIALSLVGIVFCPTISYIKYVALAAGISSGFLIEEKYVNFENPKSRRDAIVRVLGAIVLFILLFVMIPKLAGKTELVDCIKYSLFTFIILAVYPLAFKKIDRDG
- a CDS encoding radical SAM protein → MHYTGPVYRHPLEANTPILEITYGCSWNKCAFCNMYKDVKFGVSPREHIEEDLQELSRIYPHNLRKITVANGDPFALSNRRLLEISDLIREYFPKMSVISCQASIRNIMRKSQEELDQLYEAMYDDIYIGLESGCDDVLKLLNKGYGEKEAYETLEKLKNSKMRYISLLMGGAGGRKYRKEHVMDTARILSAYPPKMISIITTGIASGTELAKMRDSGEFQQLTEREIIEDEMALIENLDVPGNVYFYGHHQNNVARVSGHLKEKEKLIKGFQDKLAYLEANNPEILDIGLTREYV
- a CDS encoding helix-turn-helix domain-containing protein, with product METSIIYQKDACPINCVNELLSRKWVFGIMKDLFAGKKHFNEFKADKPNLSNVVLSDTLKYLENQGLICKKIIDDDAKRSTEYYLTEKGRKMNKILYEMVIFGLYELEGDLRDDEFKEKIKKGYEEILL